In the Emcibacteraceae bacterium genome, AGTCGCAGTATTTTACTGGCATAAAGGCTGTATGGATCCTGCATCCAAAGCTGGATACGGGTCACGGAAAGCTCCCGTGGTCTAGATAATACCGGCGGCGTCGGTCTTGGCGGATCAATATTAATAGGTTCATCCGGGCGATCAAGCCCCTCGTACCAGTGCAGCCACTTCTCGCTTTCCTCTTTATGATGATCATCCCCGATAAGCGCATGAAGGCGCGATAGCCAGCGAGATTTTACCATTGGCGTGCCGTCCTGCTTTTCAGAACGGGTAATAACCACATTTTCCGCCGATGCGGTTTGCACAAAATCATGGGCGCTAAGACCAATTTTCTGATCGAGATCCGGCAGACCAAAATCCCGCCGCATCGGCCGGCTCATCCAGGGGTCAACCGATGGTTCAGGCGGCCAAATCCCTTCGTTAATACCAGACAGGATCATCAGATCAGCATGCTGCAGCCTTGCCTCAAGCGGTCCCCAAATATTAAGTCGTGGATGCTGACCATATTTTTTTCTGACTGTGACCTTGCTCATGAACTGCTCAAACAGGGCACTATACTGATCCGTTTTAAAATGGCGCAGATAGGGGGCAGCCTCGATCAGTTCTTCAATCAGCTTGGCGGCTTCCTCGCCTGCGTCGCCTTTCCAAAGAACAGTGTCCCCACTTACCTCGTCGGTTGCCGCAAGCTTTTCAGCCATTTCAATATGGGCTCTTAACATCTCCCCAAAATCGGCATTTTGACCCTGAAATAAATTTGCAAATGGCTCAATTATCCGCCGCAGGTCAAACCACCAGTTGGTCAGATCATCGTCAGCAGCACTTTCATGTTTAAAAAGCATTTCAATGCCGTTAATCCCCGGTGCCGGCCTTACACCACGCAGGCAAAATCGCTCAAATTTTCTGACGCGCTCACGAAAATCCCCAATATTTTTACCCCCCGCCGAGAATGGGTGTTTCAGCGCACTCATCAAGGGGATCGGGGCTAATCTTTCTGTTACCATTTCAGCACAAAGCCGAAGAAAAATTCCAGGTGCCGTATTAAAAAGCGGGGTTCCGGCACTGTCATCAATTTCAATATTCCATCTTTTCAGCTCCCCCGCCACCTGCCGCGCCAGCATCCGGTCCGGGGTAACCAAAGCAGCCGTTTTGCCGGGATTTTCAAGCTGCTCCCGCATCATCAGAGCGATGATCCCTGCTTCTTCCCGTGTTCCGGGCGTAACAATCTGCCGGATATTTCCCATAGCGTCCAATGGGGTCCATTTTAGATCACGCCACTGATCCGTGGTCTGTGCCGGGCGCATGATTTCACGAAATAGCCGTGTTTTTAAATGGTCATTATCTTCATCATTCCCTGACCAGTTATTGACCTCAATCCTGTCGACACCGATGGCTGCCAAAAGATGTTTCATGGTCGCCTGCGGATGACTGTCCTCAATCGCATCCCAACTTTGATCATCAAGTCCCTGATCAACACCTGGCAGGATGACCATCCCCTTTGGTAGTCTTGCTATGACTTCCAGAAGTGCTGATGTTGCCTTGACTGAGCCAGTCGACCCAGCAGCGATGATCGGAAAAGTGGGAGGATTTTCAAGCCATGTTTCCCGTAATCCTGCAAGCAGGGCATTTCGCCGAAGCGCCATATCCATATAACCGGTTTCCGCCAGTACATCCGGCCAGTGCTCGGTCAAAATCTTCAAGAATTTTATTGTTTCCTGCCAGTGGATGGCATATTGCTCTGGGACAATTTCTTCAAGATCGGCAAAGCTGACCTGTTCGGTCTGAACCTGATCGAGCAGTTCCCCCAATGCCTTCGCAAGTACGGCACAACCGGCATTTTCCGGTTTTTCTTCCAGACTTTTATCATACCAGCTATGAATGATATTCATCAGGATCATTTGCCGGATAAAGGTTGGCACAGCCGGTTTTATATCCAGATCGTCATATAATGTTCCACCGCCCATAATCAGCCCGTCTTCGTCAACATCACCAATCGGCTGCATATTTGGAAGGATCGTTGATTTCCCGTTACTATATCGTAAAAAAGCATCACGAAGTGAGCGCACAGCGCGGCGGTTGGGAAGCAAAATCAAAACCTGACTAAGGGAAATTGGATCACTGCCAAAGCGGGTTATAACCCCCTCGGCAAGAGCATCAACAAACGACAGATGAGCCGGGATATTATATATTTCGGGATTTTTTCCAAGCCGTCTTGGCATCACTCCCCCTTAAGAAGTTGCTCCGTCCCTTTAACGGATTCCGGTGTACCGACATGATACCATGAACCATCATGGGGCAAACCAAATAAACGTCCCTTGGCGGCAGAATTTCTAAATATTTTTCGAAGGGAAAAAATCTTATCCTCTATCCCCTCAAAACATTCCGGACGCATTATAAGCACTCCGCCATAAAAATAATCACTATAAGGATCATCACCGCGGAATGTCAGGCGGCCATCCTGATCCATATGAAAATCCCCCGGCCCGTCATGTCCATAAGCTTCATGGCGTTTGATAAGCAGCATCAGAATATCCATGTCATCTCGCCAGGCGGTCGCCAGTCTGAGCAGCGCATCCTGATTATGACTGGTCCAGAGCATATCACTATTCAATATAAAAAACGGGTTTTTGCCAAGCTGGGGAAGCGCTTTTTTTACCCCGCCACCACTATCCAGCAATTCATCACTTTCATCGGACAATGTAACCTTTGGTCGCCAGTCTTTCCGCTTCGCGATAAATTGATCAATCTGTTCGGCAAAATGATGTTTGTTGACCACCGCGTTTTTAATGCCTGCTGCCGCTAATGCATCAAGGCTATGGGCCAGCAATGTTTTTCCGGCAATTTTTATAAGCGGTTTGGGAATATTATCGGTAAGCGGCCTCATCCTTTTACCAAGTCCTGCAGCCAGTATCATGGCGTGATCTGGTCCCAGTTTCTTTGGGTTTAATGGAATATTCCTTTTGTCCGGCACCTCACGGTCCATCCAGTCTTTAATATCAGCCAGGACAGGGTGTTCAAAACACCTCTCCAAAAGATCCCACATCCGCGGGATCAGCTTCAGGTAGCTGTCCTTGCCATCCCGCAAAAACAGCCGGGCAAAAATACCGATGATTTTGGTGTCCCGCTGGGCACCTAATATGGCGTAATGTTCCCTGAAAACATCCTCATCCTGGCCTAGTTTTTCAGCCATATAGCTGACCATTTTTTCTTCTGTATCAGGGTCAACATCCCGTCTCGCATCCTGCAGCAGTGAAACCAGATCATAGGCAACATGTCCAATAACAGCATCCTGAAAATCAAGCATGCCGATTTTGCCATTCTCAAGCGCCAGAAGGTTTTCCGCATGATAGTCCCTAAGCACCAGACAGTCATTTGCCGTGCTTACTTTTGCCAGTACCTTTTTCCATAAATCAGCATATTCAAGTCGTTTTTCAAAAGAAAGTCTTTTGCCGGTCAGGGCTGGATAATACCAGTCTGAAAACAGGAATATTTCAGTCAGCAACAAATCCATATCATAGTGGCGAAGCTTATATTCCCCGTCACCGTAGGACAGTTTTGAGGGCGGCTCAAATTTAGCGATCAGGATCAGTTCATCAACCGCCTTTTTATAAAGCTCAAGTTCCTGTGACGGATCCTTTTCCAATACTGTTTTAAACAGATTGTCACCCAGATCCTCAAGCAGCAAAAAACCCTGTTCAAAATCACTCGCCAGTATTTTTGGTGCCGCAAGGCCAAGTTCGCACAAATAATTGGCCACAGCCACAAATGGCCTCGTATCCTCAAACTCAGGTGGTGCATCCATCAGCACGGCTTTCTGACCCTTAAGCGCCACCCTGTCATAGCGCCTGAATGAAGCATCCCCGGCCAGGGGGGTTACCACTGCCCCTTCCCATCCGATATCTTTTAAAAACAAACTTATTTTTTCTGATCGCTGCATTTTAAAAATTTAAATCCTTAAGCCTTGACTGCCAATGGTCATCACCTTCAAGGACAATATTTCTAGCCCCTTCCTTTTCAGCCATTGACAGCGTAATTTTAAGATGCTCCTCCGGCAGACTGTCCCCCATCCGGTCAGGCCATTCAATCATTGTCACTGCCGTATCGAACCCTTCTTCTATGCCGAGTTCATAAATTTCATTCATATTTTCAAGACGGTAAAGATCAATATGCCAGACGGTCGGTGTGACAATGTCATCAAGGTCAGGTTCATAAATCTGCACCAGATTAAATGTCGGGCTTGGCACATCTTCATGATAGCCCAGCGCATGGATAATTGCCCGGCAGAATTCTGTTTTTCCTGATCCCAGATCACCATTCAATGCCAGTATGTCCCCGGTTCTAAGCAGGGGGGCAAGGGAAGCGGCTAGACGACGGCTCGCTATAATATCTTTGAGATAAAAGTCTTTCAGGATCATATAGGCAACTGGTTTATTTCATGAATTGTTTCTACCGCTGACAATTCATCAGAAATGGGGAAATTTTTAGGCAGTTTACAGGTCATTTCCGTTCCCAATCCAAGATTACTTTCAACCAGTATTTTTCCGCCATGCTTTTCAATAAATATTTTCACCAGCGACAGCCCAAGTCCTGTTCCTTTTCCTTTAGGAACGTTTGAACCGGTATAGAATTTATCAAAAATATCTTCAAATTCACTATGGCTGATGCCAATACCATCATCCTGTACGCTGATATAATAAAAATCCTCATCCTGCCAAGTTTTAATCGCAACATGGCCGGCTTCCGGCGTAAATTTGACGGCATTACTGAGTAGATTGGAAATAGAATGCTGAATGCGTTTTTCATCGCCATGAACCGACGTCAGGTTTTTATCGAGTGATACATCAAGTTGAATGGATTTCTGCTTAATCCGTTCTTCAAGCTTACTGACGACCCCGTGTATGGTTTCATTAACATCAAAATCCGCTGCTTCGATATAAAGTCCGCCAGCTTCAATGACGGAAAGGTCAAGAATATCATTTATCAAATCAAGAAGATAATCTGATGCGCTTAATATATTGCGCATATATTGATGTTGTTCATCATTAAGCGGTCCCTGATATTCCTTTTCAAGAAGTTCGGCAAAACCAAGCACACTATTAAGCGGATTACGAAGTTCATAAGACATATGAGCAAGGAAATCAGTCTTGATATTTTGTGCTTCCTCAAGCGCCTCATTATGTTTACGAAGAGAATATTCAACCCTGTAGCTATCTGTAACATCAATAAAGATTACAAGAACCGCCCCATCAGGCAGCGGCACAAGGGAGAAATTGATGACTTTTTCGTTTTTCAGTTTAAACTGCCCGGCGGAGGCTTCTTTCTTCACTTCACCGCCAACAATAAGATTTTTAAACTCCTCAATCGGGTTACTGCTTTCAAATAATTCAGCACAACGATTAAGCACATCAATTGCATGCGGTTTCGATTGGAGAAAATCTGACTTAATCTCCCAAATGTTTATAAACCCATCATTGAAAAGCTGAAGCCGTCCGTCCACACCGAACACGGCAATTCCTTCATGCAGATTATCAAGCGTTTCCCGCTGCACGGCAATCAGCGTGTTATAGGAACTTTCAAGAGCAAAATAGTCCGTAACATCCTCATAAAACACCAGCATACCACCAAGAGGATGCTGCTGCATAACGACACGGAGTGTCTTGCCATCAGGCAAATGCATCATTGATTCCACAGGGTCAATCACTTTGGTATAGGCATCAAGCTGCTTTTTCTTCCATTCCGGAAAATTCGCCTGCTCCGGTAATTTTCTTGCTTCCCTTAAAGATTCAAGAATTTCGCCGTAATGCGGATGGCTGAATAACAGACTTTCCGGAAGTCCCCAAAGGCGAACATAGGCTTTATTATAATATTCAAGTCTCATACCGCTATCAAAAATAGCCACGGCTGATGAAAACTGGTCCAGAGTTTCCGCATATGACTCCGTATGATCGGCCAGGCTGCCACGGGCCTCTTCCAGTTCAGTAATATCCTGCGCATAACCAAGAATTGCTTCCTTATGATCATCAATTTCATAAGGAATATTATGAAAATCCATTGAGCGACGCTCGCCATTAATCACCACAAAATGGCTTTCCGAACTGGGCTCACCGCGCTGACTTACATTTTCAGCCATACTCCTGATGCTGACACCAAGTGTGTTAATAGCAAGTTCAAGATTATTTTTAATCACATTGCCAAAACTGCCGCCATCCACCGCTTCTACATATGCTTTATTAACCCACTGCAGATTAAGGTCTTCGCCTCTGATCCAGATTGGAAATTTTGCCTTGTTCAGCGCATTTTCAAGAAGGCGCGCCCGGTCACTTCTTTCCTGTGATTCAAGTGTTTGATATCGCTGGATTTTTTCCGCAATGGTATTATCTTTTATCCAGACGACATAGCAGTCTTCCGACGCTGCCCCTATTGAAATTTTATTGCCTGAAATCAGCAAATGCATATTAAACTGGTTTAGATCTACTGACTGTGAGAACTCTGTTCCATCGGAGAGCAAACTATTCAGATTTGCATCAAATCGTGCCTGGTCAAGAAGGGAAAATCTTGATTTAAGATCATCAAGACTGTCCGGGACGGTCTCATCCTCAAAACGGATATCAATGGTCGAACTGATGAGCAGTTCTTTATTGCTGTTCCAAAGGAGAAAACTGTCCTGACGCTGTGAGATTATTTTTTTTAAATAATCTTCATTATTCATCGTTCTGTTAAGCGCTTTTGAGGTCTGCCTGCGCTGGTAAATTAACCAGAAAATAAGAGAAAGTGTCAGGATAAAAAACAGTACCAGGGCAATAATAAACTGATTATTTTGTTCCGATCCGAAATCAATACCCGCAAAAATATCCGCACTGGCATATGTATTGGAAAAAACAAAGGCCAATAAAGCTGCGTTTAAAACTTTAATATACAATCTAAAGCGAATTGCAAAAAATCCCTTCACGGATATTAATCAAGCACTTATCAAGTCAATAAAATAACCAGTTTAAAAGCAAAAGAAAAGCCCGTTCATAAATGATTAACCATGAACGGGCTTTAAAATCTTAATCTAAGATTATTTAGTATCGATAATGGTCAGACTTGAATGGACCTTCTTGGCTTACACCAATATAATCCGCCTGCTCCTTATTCAGTTTTGTCAGATGAACACCTAAGCGGGCCAGATGAAGCGAGGCCACTTTTTCATCAAGGTGTTTTGGCAGAACATATACTTTATTTTTATAATCAGAAGTATTGTTAAAAAGTTCCATCTGCGCAAGTACCTGATTGGTAAAGGACGCGCTCATCACAAAACTAGGGTGGCCCGTCGCACAGCCAAGATTAACCAGACGACCTTTCGCAAGAACAATCAGACGCTTGCCATCAGGGAAAATAACCTCATCCACCTGTGGTTTCACTTCTTCCCATTTATAATTAGATAGAGCCGCGATCTGAATTTCAGAATCAAAATGTCCAATATTACAGACAATCGCCCGGTCTTTCATTTTTCTCATATGGTCTATGGTGATTACATCAAAATTTCCGGTACAGGTAACAAAAATATCGCCCCGTGATGCGGCATCATCCATGGTGACCACTTCATAGCCTTCCATCGCTGCCTGTAAGGCACAGATCGGATCAATTTCAGTAACCAGAACACGGGCCCCCTGGCTTCTTAAGGAAGCGGCAGAGCCTTTACCCACGTCACCAAAACCGGCAACGACGCAGACTTTACCGGCAACCATAACATCGGTTGCACGCTTGATCCCATCCACCAGGCTTTCACGACATCCATAAAGGTTATCAAATTTTGATTTGGTCACACTGTCATTCACATTAATGGCCGGAACCGTCAGTCTTCCTTCCTTTTCCATCTGGTAAAGCCGTAGCACACCTGTGGTCGTTTCTTCGGAAATACCCCTGATATCATCCAGTAGTTCAGGAAAATCCTTGTAAACCATTGCCGTCAGGTCACCGCCATCATCAAGAATCATATTCGGGCGCCAGCCATTGGGGCCAACAATCGTTTCACGAATACACCAGTTAAATTCTTCTTCATCCATCCCTTTCCAGGCAAAGACGGGAATTTTTGCAGCGGCCATTGCCGCAGCCGCATGATCCTGGGTTGAGAAAATATTACAGGATGACCAGCGCACCTCAGCACCCAGTGCAATAAGTGTTTCCATCAATACGGCAGTCTGGATCGTCATATGCAGGCAACCCGCAATTCTTGCCCCTTGCAATGGTTTTGATTTACCATACTCTTCGCGTAGTGCCATAAGGCCAGGCATTTCTGTTTCTGCAATATCAATTTCACGACGGCCCCAACCGGCCCCTGAAATATCCTTGACTTTATAGTCTGTGAAGTCTGTCATTGGATTGAAGTCCTTTTATATAGTCTTGATATAATGATCATTAAAATTACTATTCCTATACCCGCCTTCGCTTAAAATGGCAAGCATAAAGAAATCTTTATATATCTATATATTGAAAAATATTTAACAACTAACTAAGAATGGTTTAGCTGCCTTCACCGAATTTATCACAGACCAGCTTTTCAATTGCGTTTAGAAGCTGATCCTTTTCCGGTCCTTCAACAAGGATTGTGATTTCCTCACCGATGCCCGCTGCCAGCATCATAAGTCCCATAATTGATGTACCACATACAGACACACCATCTTTTGATACGGTAACTGTTGCATTATATTCACTGGCCAAGCCGACAAATTTGGCGGATGCACGTGCGTGTAACCCCCGTTCATTGCAGATTTTTATTTTCCGGCTGTCACCATTTTCGTCGGTGCTCATTCCTGACCACCGGATAACACATGTGAGGCGATATTGATATATTTACGCCCGGATTCCTGCGCAGCTGTGACCGCTTCTTCCATGGTGCATGGCGTTGAGCGGACGCTGGCAAGCTTGATCAGCATAGGCAGGTTAATGCCCGCGATCACTTCTGCTTTGCTGCTATCCATGACCGAAATAGCAAGATTTGATGGTGTACCACCAAACATATCTGTAAGGATTATCACGCCGTTCCCTTCCTCAACTTCGGTGACTGCATCGAGAATATCCTGACGCCGTTGTTCCATGTCGTCATCCGGCCCAATTGAAATTGCCTTAAGCGCTGTTTGAGGGCCAACCACATGCTCCATTGCAGCAATGAATTCTTCAGCCAGCCTTCCATGGGTAACAACAACCATTCCAATCATATTTTAACCTTTTTTATTAGTCCTGAATGCACAGTATAATCCGTCTTTGGAAAGAGAACAATTCTCTTTTACAAAGAAAGCTCACGGTGGTGAATGTTTACTTTATAATTTTTTTCTTTCAACAAAGCGCCAAGTTTTTCAGCCAAAAAAACAGATCTATGTTTGCCTCCGGTGCATCCGAATGAAATCGTCAGATATGATTTGCCTTCTTTTTTATACTCTGGAAGCAATGTAAGGATAAGCGAAGAAATTTTATCCCAACTGCTGTTAAAAACCGGATCCCGCATGATATACTCTCCAACAACCTCTTCTCTGCCGGTTTTGGCTTTGAGTTTTTCATCATAATGAGGATTTCTTAAAAATCTAACGTCAAAGACCAAATCCGCATCACGCGGCAACCCTTTCGGATAGGCAAATGAACTTACAGAAATGCTTAGTCCTTTTTCCTGCCCCCGTTCAAAATGCTGGGAAAGCACGCGCCTGAGATCATGAATACTATATTCCGATGTATCAAAGATATAATCACTTTGCGCTTTAATGACTTCCATCATCTGTCGTTCACGGGCAATTCCATCACTGACCGGCCTATCCTTGGCCAAAGGATGACGTCTGCGGGTTTCAGAAAACCGGGCAGATAAGACCTCATCTCCACTATCAAAATAAAGAATTTTGATGGAAATTCTTTCCTGTTCCTTTATTCGTGATAGAACTTTAACGATATTTTCCGGCTGAAAATTTCGTGTCCTGGCATCGACCCCAATTGCCAATGCCGGGTTAATATGATCCGGGTCATTTTTCATTGCCAGATCAATAAGACTGGGTAACAGATTAATCGGCAGATTATCTATTGCCTCATATTCGAGATCTTCCAGCACTGAAAGGGCCGTTGACTTGCCTGCTCCTGACATACCTGTGATCAGCAGCAGATTTAAAACATTACTTTTTTTTCTCATTTCATTCATAATTTTAACATTAACCTGATTTTTGCTATAGCAGACCCTGAAAAAGCATCAATTTTATAGAGTGGGATTTTGCAACCATCCTGTTCAAAAAAAGCGGCTTTGGGCAATCGTTCAATTTCCTTTTCCGGCGTCAGTTCAAGTGCCAGTCCCAATCTGCTGGACTTTACATAGCCAAGCTTGATTAAACCCACACCACGTACTTCAATCAGTCCGGCAATATTCGGCGCCGGATGCGCATAAAGAAAACCGTCATCCCCATCGACTTTGACATAATCATCAGAAACCAGTTTGGCCCCCGCATCAATCAGGCGCAGGGCCAGATCTGATTTTCCTGATCCGGAAGGCCCGAAAATTAATATTCCTTTTCCTTCAAACTCAACACAGGAGGCATGATGTAGTGTCACAGCGCTAATCCTCAGTTATCTGCAAGCGGTAATAATACAACGAAGCGCGCACCAATAATATTCTTTTCATCATCCATTCGGTTTTCAGCATATATTTCTCCGCCGTGGGCTTCAACCACCTGCTTACAAATATTGAGACCGAGACCGGAATGTTTGCCGAAAGCCTCTCCCTTGGGTCGCTCGGAATAAAAGCGATCAAAAATATTTTCCAGTTTGTCTTCCGGAATGCCAATTCCCTCATCCTCAACCAGAATTTCGACCATATTATTCCGCCGTTTCATTCTGATCCATATATTGCCGTCTTTGCGGGAAAAAGAGATCGCATTATCCACCAGATTTCGAATCAGCTGCCCAAGTTGCCCTTCAAGACCACGAACAAAATAAGGGGCTGAATTACCGTCACGAAGTTTAAACCGGCGTTGCTTTATATCAAGGTGCAGATGCGGCAGATTATCTTTTTGCGTGGTCAGATAAATATCTATCATGGTTTCAAGCAGTGCAGTCATATTGACCTGCTGCATCATCGAATGGGACATTTCAGCATCAAGCCGAGACACATCTGAAATATCCGTGATCAAGCGGTCCAGCCTTTTAACATCATCGCTGATGATGGCTCTCAGTTTTTGCCGGTTTTCTTCAGTTTTGGCATATTCCATCGTCTCAATTGCACTACGCATGCTGGTCAGGGGATTTTTAAGCTCGTGGGCAACATCGGCCGCAAAACTGGCGACCGCATCAATTTGTTTGGCAAGTATTTCCGTCATATCCTTTAGGGACCTTGAAAGATCCCCAATCTCATCATTTCTGGATGATAAATCTGGAATATTTGATTTTTCCCCCAGACTGATATT is a window encoding:
- the rapZ gene encoding RNase adapter RapZ, which translates into the protein MRKKSNVLNLLLITGMSGAGKSTALSVLEDLEYEAIDNLPINLLPSLIDLAMKNDPDHINPALAIGVDARTRNFQPENIVKVLSRIKEQERISIKILYFDSGDEVLSARFSETRRRHPLAKDRPVSDGIARERQMMEVIKAQSDYIFDTSEYSIHDLRRVLSQHFERGQEKGLSISVSSFAYPKGLPRDADLVFDVRFLRNPHYDEKLKAKTGREEVVGEYIMRDPVFNSSWDKISSLILTLLPEYKKEGKSYLTISFGCTGGKHRSVFLAEKLGALLKEKNYKVNIHHRELSL
- a CDS encoding PTS sugar transporter subunit IIA; the protein is MIGMVVVTHGRLAEEFIAAMEHVVGPQTALKAISIGPDDDMEQRRQDILDAVTEVEEGNGVIILTDMFGGTPSNLAISVMDSSKAEVIAGINLPMLIKLASVRSTPCTMEEAVTAAQESGRKYINIASHVLSGGQE
- a CDS encoding HPr family phosphocarrier protein encodes the protein MSTDENGDSRKIKICNERGLHARASAKFVGLASEYNATVTVSKDGVSVCGTSIMGLMMLAAGIGEEITILVEGPEKDQLLNAIEKLVCDKFGEGS
- the tsaE gene encoding tRNA (adenosine(37)-N6)-threonylcarbamoyltransferase complex ATPase subunit type 1 TsaE — its product is MILKDFYLKDIIASRRLAASLAPLLRTGDILALNGDLGSGKTEFCRAIIHALGYHEDVPSPTFNLVQIYEPDLDDIVTPTVWHIDLYRLENMNEIYELGIEEGFDTAVTMIEWPDRMGDSLPEEHLKITLSMAEKEGARNIVLEGDDHWQSRLKDLNF
- a CDS encoding PAS-domain containing protein, with translation MAFVFSNTYASADIFAGIDFGSEQNNQFIIALVLFFILTLSLIFWLIYQRRQTSKALNRTMNNEDYLKKIISQRQDSFLLWNSNKELLISSTIDIRFEDETVPDSLDDLKSRFSLLDQARFDANLNSLLSDGTEFSQSVDLNQFNMHLLISGNKISIGAASEDCYVVWIKDNTIAEKIQRYQTLESQERSDRARLLENALNKAKFPIWIRGEDLNLQWVNKAYVEAVDGGSFGNVIKNNLELAINTLGVSIRSMAENVSQRGEPSSESHFVVINGERRSMDFHNIPYEIDDHKEAILGYAQDITELEEARGSLADHTESYAETLDQFSSAVAIFDSGMRLEYYNKAYVRLWGLPESLLFSHPHYGEILESLREARKLPEQANFPEWKKKQLDAYTKVIDPVESMMHLPDGKTLRVVMQQHPLGGMLVFYEDVTDYFALESSYNTLIAVQRETLDNLHEGIAVFGVDGRLQLFNDGFINIWEIKSDFLQSKPHAIDVLNRCAELFESSNPIEEFKNLIVGGEVKKEASAGQFKLKNEKVINFSLVPLPDGAVLVIFIDVTDSYRVEYSLRKHNEALEEAQNIKTDFLAHMSYELRNPLNSVLGFAELLEKEYQGPLNDEQHQYMRNILSASDYLLDLINDILDLSVIEAGGLYIEAADFDVNETIHGVVSKLEERIKQKSIQLDVSLDKNLTSVHGDEKRIQHSISNLLSNAVKFTPEAGHVAIKTWQDEDFYYISVQDDGIGISHSEFEDIFDKFYTGSNVPKGKGTGLGLSLVKIFIEKHGGKILVESNLGLGTEMTCKLPKNFPISDELSAVETIHEINQLPI
- the ahcY gene encoding adenosylhomocysteinase, which produces MTDFTDYKVKDISGAGWGRREIDIAETEMPGLMALREEYGKSKPLQGARIAGCLHMTIQTAVLMETLIALGAEVRWSSCNIFSTQDHAAAAMAAAKIPVFAWKGMDEEEFNWCIRETIVGPNGWRPNMILDDGGDLTAMVYKDFPELLDDIRGISEETTTGVLRLYQMEKEGRLTVPAINVNDSVTKSKFDNLYGCRESLVDGIKRATDVMVAGKVCVVAGFGDVGKGSAASLRSQGARVLVTEIDPICALQAAMEGYEVVTMDDAASRGDIFVTCTGNFDVITIDHMRKMKDRAIVCNIGHFDSEIQIAALSNYKWEEVKPQVDEVIFPDGKRLIVLAKGRLVNLGCATGHPSFVMSASFTNQVLAQMELFNNTSDYKNKVYVLPKHLDEKVASLHLARLGVHLTKLNKEQADYIGVSQEGPFKSDHYRY
- the addB gene encoding double-strand break repair protein AddB, translating into MPRRLGKNPEIYNIPAHLSFVDALAEGVITRFGSDPISLSQVLILLPNRRAVRSLRDAFLRYSNGKSTILPNMQPIGDVDEDGLIMGGGTLYDDLDIKPAVPTFIRQMILMNIIHSWYDKSLEEKPENAGCAVLAKALGELLDQVQTEQVSFADLEEIVPEQYAIHWQETIKFLKILTEHWPDVLAETGYMDMALRRNALLAGLRETWLENPPTFPIIAAGSTGSVKATSALLEVIARLPKGMVILPGVDQGLDDQSWDAIEDSHPQATMKHLLAAIGVDRIEVNNWSGNDEDNDHLKTRLFREIMRPAQTTDQWRDLKWTPLDAMGNIRQIVTPGTREEAGIIALMMREQLENPGKTAALVTPDRMLARQVAGELKRWNIEIDDSAGTPLFNTAPGIFLRLCAEMVTERLAPIPLMSALKHPFSAGGKNIGDFRERVRKFERFCLRGVRPAPGINGIEMLFKHESAADDDLTNWWFDLRRIIEPFANLFQGQNADFGEMLRAHIEMAEKLAATDEVSGDTVLWKGDAGEEAAKLIEELIEAAPYLRHFKTDQYSALFEQFMSKVTVRKKYGQHPRLNIWGPLEARLQHADLMILSGINEGIWPPEPSVDPWMSRPMRRDFGLPDLDQKIGLSAHDFVQTASAENVVITRSEKQDGTPMVKSRWLSRLHALIGDDHHKEESEKWLHWYEGLDRPDEPINIDPPRPTPPVLSRPRELSVTRIQLWMQDPYSLYASKILRLKKLDELDQDPGAIDKGVIIHDILADFMSSYKDHLPDDVEEKLIEIARNYFADAIDRPTVRAFWWPRFKQIAKWFIETETERRKTMKTLLTETEGEIIIDLQSGPFKLTARADRIDQFADGSLSIIDYKTGLPPTLRALKAGYAPQLPLEAAIAIKGGFSLLPASTVSELSYWQLSGGEQAGKITPFNESKKIDVMEESIAAYEGLKNLVVTFDHDHIPYLSSPNPLEKGYGEFDHLARTKEWGDG
- a CDS encoding HPr kinase/phosphatase C-terminal domain-containing protein produces the protein MTLHHASCVEFEGKGILIFGPSGSGKSDLALRLIDAGAKLVSDDYVKVDGDDGFLYAHPAPNIAGLIEVRGVGLIKLGYVKSSRLGLALELTPEKEIERLPKAAFFEQDGCKIPLYKIDAFSGSAIAKIRLMLKL
- a CDS encoding phosphotransferase; the protein is MQRSEKISLFLKDIGWEGAVVTPLAGDASFRRYDRVALKGQKAVLMDAPPEFEDTRPFVAVANYLCELGLAAPKILASDFEQGFLLLEDLGDNLFKTVLEKDPSQELELYKKAVDELILIAKFEPPSKLSYGDGEYKLRHYDMDLLLTEIFLFSDWYYPALTGKRLSFEKRLEYADLWKKVLAKVSTANDCLVLRDYHAENLLALENGKIGMLDFQDAVIGHVAYDLVSLLQDARRDVDPDTEEKMVSYMAEKLGQDEDVFREHYAILGAQRDTKIIGIFARLFLRDGKDSYLKLIPRMWDLLERCFEHPVLADIKDWMDREVPDKRNIPLNPKKLGPDHAMILAAGLGKRMRPLTDNIPKPLIKIAGKTLLAHSLDALAAAGIKNAVVNKHHFAEQIDQFIAKRKDWRPKVTLSDESDELLDSGGGVKKALPQLGKNPFFILNSDMLWTSHNQDALLRLATAWRDDMDILMLLIKRHEAYGHDGPGDFHMDQDGRLTFRGDDPYSDYFYGGVLIMRPECFEGIEDKIFSLRKIFRNSAAKGRLFGLPHDGSWYHVGTPESVKGTEQLLKGE